The genomic segment ATTCGCCGCAAACAATTTTTCCAGAAAAGGGATAGCGGTTTTGATACTTTGCATCGCCTTGCTTGATTTTCATGTCTTTGGAGCGCTGGTCAATCATGGCCTGCGCCGCTTCAAAATCCTCAGCACTGATAATTGCTTCATGGTGTTCGGTAACATAGTACTGCGCCTTCTCACCATTATTGATATGCCTAACGAAGGAACTGTCAGTAAATGTCTTTTGAAAAAGCACATCACCTTTGTACTTTTCATTCCGAAGGATCGCGTTCACTGTGCCCGTTGACCATTCGGTTTTGCGTCTTGTAGGGATTCCTCTATCATTAAGATCTCTTGCAATTACATGCCCGCCTTTACCGGCTAAGCATTCTGCAAAAATGTACCTGACTACATCAACCTCATCTTCATTGATCACCATCAGGCCATCTTCGTTTTTGTACCCGTAAGGCGGAGAGGCAACAATGTATGTCCCATTTTGAAATCTCTTCTCAATGGACCATTTTTCATTCTCCGAAAGGGAAATAGACTCACTTTCTGCCAAGCTGCTAAAAATTGTGAGCAGCAGTTCATTCTCCATATCGCCGGTGTTGATATTTTCTTTCTCAAAGTAAATGAACACCTTCAGCTTTATAAGCTTTCTAACCGCTTCAAGGCACTCTGTGGTATTTCTTGCAAAGCGGCTGATGGATTTTATAATAATAAAGTCAATCTTCCCAGCTTCACAATCATCGAGCATTTTTAGAAGTCCATCACGCTTGGCCATGCTTGTACCGGATATGCCTTCATCATAGTAAAGTCCGACATATTCCCAGTTGGGATTGCTCTTAATGCAAGTCTCATAATGACTTCTTTGAGCATCCAAACTGACGAGTTGTTCGCGACTATCTGTTGAAACACGAGCGTAGGCGGCAACACGCAGTTTTTTAGGTGCCTTCTGCAGCTTCTCATTTGCTTCAATCTTTGTTATCCGTTTCATTGTCTCAACCTCCTTTCTCGCAGTACTATACATCACTCTAAAAGCCTTATTTATCAAGTCTTTTAGGACATAATCTCAGCTAAAAATGGACAGAACGTTTCACGGTTTTTGACCATTATCTTGTCAAATTCACTCTGGCTAATAAGCCCCTTTTCTAAGAGCTTCTTTGTAAGTTTTTCTGCAACCAAATAATCGTGCTCGTTCTTAAGGGAAGCCTCTGTAGGCTTTTCCGCTACATACTTTATGGAATCAACGGCTTCTAATTTTGTTAATTTCATTTTCTCGACCTCTTTCCGAGGGAACATATCAATCAATACCCTCTAACAGTCCCAGGACAGAAATCAGCCGAATGAACGAAAAAAAGCAAAAAAAATAGTGCCTACCGAAAGACGAATCTCTCGATAGGCATTAAATTGATTGTTATTCGCTGTATTTAATAAAGGCATCGGTGAAGCCAGCTGCTTTGACCTTGCTGAGCATGGTCTCTGCGTTTGCCTTAATAGAAAAGGCTCCAATCTGGACGCAG from the Pelotomaculum isophthalicicum JI genome contains:
- a CDS encoding recombinase family protein, yielding MKRITKIEANEKLQKAPKKLRVAAYARVSTDSREQLVSLDAQRSHYETCIKSNPNWEYVGLYYDEGISGTSMAKRDGLLKMLDDCEAGKIDFIIIKSISRFARNTTECLEAVRKLIKLKVFIYFEKENINTGDMENELLLTIFSSLAESESISLSENEKWSIEKRFQNGTYIVASPPYGYKNEDGLMVINEDEVDVVRYIFAECLAGKGGHVIARDLNDRGIPTRRKTEWSTGTVNAILRNEKYKGDVLFQKTFTDSSFVRHINNGEKAQYYVTEHHEAIISAEDFEAAQAMIDQRSKDMKIKQGDAKYQNRYPFSGKIVCGECGATWKRRTHSESKVKYFAYACKTHIKRVDQCSMQFIRERNIEVAFLNMINKLVFSKKVLLQPLLASLKDLNQGEALARINKLDEALEDNLNKRQKITELFAKEYLEAAVFNEQNSGLLAEAKQIGDEKEALYASLAHENEHLEALNKLIKYINTVGTLKDFDETAFQEHVEYIIVFKRFEIGFVLKCGLTLRERL
- a CDS encoding SHOCT domain-containing protein, producing the protein MKLTKLEAVDSIKYVAEKPTEASLKNEHDYLVAEKLTKKLLEKGLISQSEFDKIMVKNRETFCPFLAEIMS